From the Thomasclavelia ramosa DSM 1402 genome, the window TTTAGTTCTCTTTTTCTTATCATTATTTAAATCAAATATAGCATCACCAATTAATAAATATTTAGCTATATCAATATACTGTTTAATTAATAAAATTATCCAGCTAGTCATAAATTATATTCTCCAATAAATATTTTCTATAAGTAATTAATACTGTTTTACGGTTACTCTTTGATATCGGTAATCTTTCATCATTATCCAAAATTAAAAACTTATTATTTATTTCGTTAATATACCTCATATTTATTAAATAAGATTTATGAATTCTAATAAAATTTGAATTATGTATTTTATTAGCAAAATCTTTAAGTGTCATGCGATAAACTTCATAACTGCCATTTGTATGAATATTAATATATGGTCCATCGGCTTTTACATAATATACTTCATATAAATCAATTATATCTTCGCTTATTTTAATTAAGCGATGTTCTAAAAGTTCTTTAAATATTTTATTAAGCGGGATATCCATCTTATGAAGAACATCTTTACTGATATATCCATAGACATTCTTCCCAAATGAATCACTCATATATTCCTCATAGTTGGTTAGAAAAATAATTCTTGATTGATTATTTCGATTATAAAATATTTCTTT encodes:
- a CDS encoding LytR/AlgR family response regulator transcription factor, whose product is MEINIAICDDDKNYINEIIQYLNNCSWKRNNSFVYHTFYCGEALLESKQYFDFIILDIEMDKVSGIEVKEIFYNRNNQSRIIFLTNYEEYMSDSFGKNVYGYISKDVLHKMDIPLNKIFKELLEHRLIKISEDIIDLYEVYYVKADGPYINIHTNGSYEVYRMTLKDFANKIHNSNFIRIHKSYLINMRYINEINNKFLILDNDERLPISKSNRKTVLITYRKYLLENIIYD